From a region of the Bradyrhizobium diazoefficiens genome:
- a CDS encoding HupE/UreJ family protein — translation MIWPRLTLLGMLLLGTDAPASAHQVNLSTARVALTGDRVVTVEVALKGSDVDRLIGTRIYDAKEDAVDPAAVEAAAMSILAYIKTHLAVTGADGTACGAGIAAILADGDGVIYRNSFACAKVDGDIVYRSTVLTEKDPTARQVVLVAQGKAEAQALLDAGNSTITLSAAAPSLWSTMQRYLLTGIEHIFLGYDHIAFLVAIVLWARRLVPVIKIVTAFTVAHSVTLSLAALNVLVIPSRIVEPAIAASIVFVALENFFSRDIDKRWRITFLFGLIHGFGFAGALREIGLPPKAVVPALAAFNVGVEIGQVAIVSIVLPVLGLVDRLFAADRTKPVRTARLVYAVSAAISLLGGYWLLTRVFEA, via the coding sequence ATGATATGGCCGCGCCTGACGCTGCTCGGCATGCTCCTTCTCGGCACCGATGCGCCGGCATCGGCGCACCAGGTCAATCTGTCGACTGCGCGCGTGGCTCTGACCGGCGACCGCGTTGTGACGGTCGAGGTCGCCCTCAAGGGTAGCGATGTCGACCGTCTCATCGGCACCAGGATCTACGACGCGAAGGAGGATGCGGTCGATCCGGCGGCGGTCGAGGCCGCCGCGATGTCAATACTGGCCTACATCAAAACGCATCTCGCCGTGACCGGTGCCGACGGCACGGCCTGCGGGGCGGGAATTGCCGCAATCCTGGCCGATGGCGACGGCGTCATCTATCGCAACAGCTTCGCCTGCGCGAAAGTCGACGGCGACATCGTCTATCGCTCTACCGTCCTGACAGAGAAAGATCCGACCGCGCGCCAGGTGGTGTTGGTCGCGCAGGGTAAAGCGGAGGCGCAGGCATTGCTGGACGCCGGCAATAGTACAATTACGCTCTCGGCGGCCGCGCCGTCGCTGTGGTCGACGATGCAGCGCTATCTCCTCACTGGTATCGAGCACATCTTCCTCGGCTATGATCACATCGCTTTCCTGGTCGCGATCGTGCTGTGGGCGCGCCGGCTGGTTCCCGTCATCAAGATCGTGACCGCGTTTACCGTCGCCCATTCGGTCACCCTTTCGCTCGCTGCGCTGAATGTTCTCGTCATTCCGAGCCGGATCGTGGAGCCTGCGATCGCCGCCTCGATCGTGTTTGTGGCCTTGGAAAATTTCTTTTCGCGCGATATCGACAAGCGCTGGCGCATTACCTTTCTGTTTGGCCTGATCCACGGCTTCGGCTTCGCCGGCGCGCTCCGGGAAATCGGCTTGCCTCCGAAAGCGGTGGTGCCGGCGCTCGCCGCTTTCAATGTCGGCGTCGAGATCGGGCAGGTCGCGATCGTTTCGATCGTGCTGCCGGTGCTCGGCCTGGTCGACCGGCTGTTCGCGGCCGACCGGACCAAGCCGGTGAGAACGGCGAGGCTGGTCTATGCGGTGTCTGCGGCGATCAGCCTGCTCGGTGGCTATTGGCTGCTCACCCGGGTGTTCGAGGCGTGA
- a CDS encoding GntR family transcriptional regulator, whose amino-acid sequence MARRPAKAGGSIVRGGGVALGEAVFRSLCEALQAGSYRAGDRLREEEVAQRLKVSRTPVREAFGRLAARGFVEPAGGRGLIVRNLDISEVLELYAMREIMEGAAARLAAAHASPPEIDALRDIEQALVGASATNAAEMARLNRTFHEAICRAARNRYLDNASRELQDWIALLGPTTFSVSGRPSTSHGEHQAIIDAIAARNGDEAEQLARSHIREALRCRLKLLQKQ is encoded by the coding sequence ATGGCCAGACGCCCGGCAAAGGCAGGCGGATCGATCGTGCGGGGCGGCGGTGTTGCGCTCGGCGAGGCGGTGTTCCGCTCGCTCTGCGAGGCGCTCCAGGCCGGCAGCTACCGCGCCGGCGACCGCCTGCGCGAGGAGGAGGTCGCCCAACGGCTGAAGGTCAGCCGCACACCGGTGCGCGAAGCCTTCGGCCGGCTCGCCGCGCGGGGTTTCGTGGAGCCCGCCGGCGGCCGCGGGCTGATCGTGCGCAATCTCGACATCTCCGAGGTGCTCGAGCTCTACGCCATGCGCGAGATCATGGAAGGCGCCGCCGCGCGCCTCGCCGCCGCGCACGCCTCACCGCCCGAGATCGACGCGCTCCGGGATATCGAGCAGGCTCTTGTCGGAGCCTCCGCGACCAACGCCGCCGAAATGGCAAGGCTCAACCGGACCTTCCACGAGGCGATCTGCCGCGCGGCGCGCAACCGCTATCTCGACAATGCCTCCCGCGAATTGCAGGACTGGATCGCCCTGCTCGGTCCGACCACCTTTTCCGTATCGGGCCGCCCCTCGACCAGCCATGGCGAGCATCAGGCCATCATCGACGCCATCGCGGCGCGCAACGGCGATGAGGCGGAGCAGCTTGCGCGTTCACACATCCGCGAAGCGCTGCGCTGCCGGCTCAAGCTGTTGCAGAAACAGTAG
- the tcuA gene encoding FAD-dependent tricarballylate dehydrogenase TcuA produces MGSKYDVLVIGGGNAALCAAIAARRGGASVLVLEGAPKFYRGGNTRHTRNMRCAHDAATEILTGPYTEEEFWEDLLRVTGGQTDEVLARHMIRESKDILNWIVEQGVRWQPSLGGTLSLGRTNSFFLGGGRAMLNALYLTAERLGVDVAYDAEVTDLVIEDGMFLAARLKRPIEGETEVRATSLVAAAGGFEANIEWLKQYWGDAADNFLIRGTPYNRGSILKMLLDKGVQEVGDPTQCHAVAIDARAPKFDGGIITRHDSVVFGIVVNKHAQRFYDEGEDIWPKRYAIWGRLVAAQPDQIAYIIFDSTVVTSFMPTLFPPIAGQTIAELAGKLDLDPAALEKTITEFNAAVRPGTFDHTILDDCMTEGIAPPKTHWARRIETPPYLAYPVRPGITFTYLGTRVTKEARMLMADGKPSANMFAAGEIMAGNVLGKGYAAGMGMTIGSVFGRIAGREAAKHARD; encoded by the coding sequence ATGGGCAGCAAATACGACGTGCTGGTGATCGGCGGCGGTAACGCGGCGCTGTGCGCGGCGATCGCGGCGCGGCGCGGCGGAGCGTCGGTGCTGGTGCTGGAGGGCGCGCCAAAGTTCTATCGCGGCGGCAACACCCGGCACACCCGCAACATGCGCTGCGCTCATGATGCGGCGACCGAAATCCTGACCGGCCCCTACACCGAGGAGGAGTTCTGGGAGGACCTGCTGCGCGTCACGGGCGGGCAGACCGATGAAGTCCTCGCCCGCCACATGATCCGGGAGTCGAAGGACATCCTGAACTGGATCGTGGAGCAGGGTGTGCGCTGGCAGCCCTCGCTCGGCGGCACGCTGAGCCTCGGCCGCACCAATTCCTTCTTTCTTGGCGGCGGCCGCGCGATGCTGAATGCGCTCTATCTCACAGCCGAGCGGCTTGGCGTCGACGTCGCATACGATGCCGAGGTCACCGATCTCGTGATCGAGGACGGCATGTTCCTTGCCGCGCGCCTGAAGCGGCCGATCGAGGGCGAAACCGAGGTCCGCGCGACCTCGCTGGTCGCTGCGGCCGGCGGGTTCGAGGCCAACATCGAATGGCTGAAGCAATATTGGGGCGACGCCGCCGACAACTTCCTGATCCGCGGCACGCCCTACAACCGCGGCTCCATCCTGAAGATGCTGCTCGACAAGGGTGTGCAGGAGGTCGGCGACCCCACGCAGTGCCATGCGGTCGCGATCGACGCCCGCGCGCCGAAATTCGACGGCGGCATCATCACGCGACACGACTCGGTCGTGTTCGGCATCGTCGTCAACAAGCACGCGCAACGCTTCTACGACGAGGGCGAGGACATCTGGCCGAAGCGCTACGCGATCTGGGGCCGGCTGGTCGCGGCGCAGCCGGATCAGATCGCCTACATCATCTTCGATTCCACCGTCGTCACCAGCTTCATGCCGACGCTGTTTCCGCCGATCGCCGGGCAGACCATCGCGGAGCTTGCCGGCAAGCTCGATCTCGATCCGGCCGCGCTGGAAAAGACCATCACCGAGTTCAACGCCGCGGTGCGTCCCGGGACCTTCGACCACACCATTCTGGATGACTGCATGACCGAGGGCATCGCGCCACCCAAGACGCACTGGGCACGCCGGATCGAGACGCCGCCTTATCTCGCTTATCCGGTGCGGCCCGGCATCACCTTCACCTATCTCGGCACGCGTGTAACCAAGGAGGCACGGATGCTGATGGCCGACGGCAAGCCGTCGGCCAACATGTTTGCGGCTGGCGAGATCATGGCCGGCAACGTGCTCGGCAAGGGCTATGCCGCCGGCATGGGCATGACCATCGGCAGCGTGTTCGGGCGGATTGCAGGACGGGAAGCGGCGAAACATGCACGGGACTAG